Proteins encoded together in one Triticum dicoccoides isolate Atlit2015 ecotype Zavitan chromosome 7B, WEW_v2.0, whole genome shotgun sequence window:
- the LOC119338342 gene encoding uncharacterized protein LOC119338342 — MEQALRDHAPARAAGRRPTRFTALELAAAEQLLHLSESSCSSGAAFTPLGSGTAASAACSSSSPRSVNATSAATALDPVVGFGADHEEEDDKQEAGGRPRVSRRYRSVAELYGATDPAGARRRKGKAVAGDPREERRK; from the coding sequence ATGGAGCAGGCCCTCCGCGACCACGCGCCGGCCAGGGCGGCGGGGCGCAGGCCGACGCGGTTCACGGCTCTGGAGCTCGCGGCGGCCGAGCAGCTCCTCCACCTCAGCGAGAGCAGCTGCTCCTCGGGCGCTGCCTTCACGCCGCTAGGATCGGGGACCGCCGCGTCGGcggcctgctcctcctcctcgcctcgctCCGTCAACGCTACGTCCGCCGCAACCGCGCTCGACCCCGTCGTCGGCTTCGGCGCGGAtcacgaggaggaggacgacaagCAGGAGGCGGGCGGGAGGCCGCGGGTGAGCAGGAGGTACCGCTCGGTAGCGGAGTTGTACGGCGCTACGGATCCGGCTGGAGCGCGCCGGAGAAAGGGCAAGGCCGTCGCCGGCGACCcaagggaggagaggaggaagtaG